A genome region from Sphingomonas anseongensis includes the following:
- a CDS encoding 1,9-bis(guanidino)-5-aza-nonane synthase has translation MNQDSKVNDTRKAELLSSPVEHIDITKFDARPIVDAMGKMSFTSRDLSRATKIYNTMLEDQSCSIILVVAGSTSAGGCMDLYAEMVKSNMVDAIVATGATIVDMDFFEALGHKHYQANEIPDDDTLRSLYIDRIYDTYIDEEKLQDCDFTIGKIADSLEPRPYSSRAFIREMGKWLSEGNAKKEGSLVQLAYEHDVPIFCPAFTDSSAGFGLVKHQVDAMKRGGHYMTLDSIADFRELTDIKIKAGTTGLLMIGGGVPKNFTQDTVVCAEILGHEDVEVHKYAVQITVADVRDGACSSSTLQEAASWGKVSTAMEQMVFAEATSVLPLLASDAWHRGAWRNREKRSFAKLFD, from the coding sequence ATGAACCAGGATTCCAAGGTCAACGACACTCGCAAGGCGGAGCTGCTGTCTTCGCCCGTCGAACATATCGACATCACCAAGTTCGACGCTCGCCCGATCGTCGACGCGATGGGGAAGATGAGCTTCACCAGCCGCGATCTGTCGCGAGCGACGAAAATCTACAACACCATGCTCGAGGACCAGTCCTGCTCGATCATCCTGGTGGTCGCGGGCTCGACCTCGGCCGGCGGCTGCATGGACCTCTATGCCGAGATGGTGAAGTCGAACATGGTCGACGCCATCGTCGCCACCGGAGCGACCATCGTCGACATGGATTTCTTCGAAGCGCTTGGCCACAAGCACTACCAAGCCAATGAAATCCCTGACGACGATACTCTGCGCTCGCTCTACATCGATCGCATCTACGATACGTACATCGACGAAGAGAAATTGCAGGATTGCGACTTCACGATCGGCAAGATCGCCGACAGCCTGGAGCCGCGTCCGTACTCGAGCCGGGCCTTCATCCGCGAGATGGGCAAGTGGTTGAGCGAGGGCAACGCCAAGAAGGAAGGAAGTCTCGTCCAGCTCGCCTATGAGCATGATGTCCCGATCTTCTGCCCCGCCTTCACCGACAGCTCAGCCGGCTTCGGGCTGGTGAAGCACCAGGTCGACGCGATGAAGCGAGGCGGTCACTACATGACTCTCGACAGCATCGCCGACTTCCGCGAGCTCACCGACATCAAGATCAAGGCCGGCACCACTGGCCTCCTGATGATCGGCGGCGGCGTTCCCAAGAACTTCACCCAGGACACGGTCGTCTGCGCCGAAATCCTCGGTCACGAGGACGTCGAAGTGCATAAATATGCGGTCCAGATCACCGTCGCGGACGTGCGCGACGGCGCCTGCTCGTCGTCGACGCTCCAGGAAGCGGCGAGCTGGGGCAAGGTGTCGACGGCTATGGAACAGATGGTCTTCGCCGAAGCCACCAGCGTCCTTCCGCTGCTGGCGTCCGACGCCTGGCACCGCGGCGCCTGGCGCAACCGCGAGAAGCGCAGTTTCGCGAAACTGTTCGACTAA
- a CDS encoding YbaB/EbfC family nucleoid-associated protein, whose translation MPNLDEIMKMAESVQAEMQKAQENLDKIEVEGAAGGGLVKVVASAKGRIVSVSIDDSLLQPSEKSMLEDLVAAALNDAKTKADAAAAPELQKMTSGIPLPPGFKLPF comes from the coding sequence ATGCCGAACCTCGATGAAATCATGAAGATGGCCGAAAGCGTCCAGGCCGAGATGCAGAAGGCGCAGGAAAATCTCGACAAGATCGAGGTTGAGGGCGCGGCAGGAGGCGGCCTCGTCAAGGTCGTCGCCTCGGCGAAGGGCCGGATCGTCAGCGTGAGTATCGACGACAGCCTTCTCCAGCCGTCCGAGAAATCCATGCTCGAAGACCTGGTGGCCGCCGCCCTCAACGATGCGAAGACGAAGGCTGACGCCGCGGCGGCACCCGAACTTCAGAAAATGACCAGCGGAATCCCGCTTCCACCCGGGTTCAAGCTTCCCTTCTAA
- a CDS encoding DNA polymerase III subunit gamma/tau: MAPAASPYRVLARKYRPQTFEQLIGQDAMVRTLANAIERGRIAHAFLLTGVRGVGKTSTARLIAKALNCIGPDGQGHPTIHPCGECEHCRAIAEGRHIDVVEMDAASHTGVDDIREIIDAVRYASVSARYKIYIIDEVHMLSKSAFNALLKTLEEPPEHVKFLFATTEVGKVPVTVLSRTQRFDLRRIDPEELVAHFGSVAQTEGVEVEQDALAMIARAAEGSARDGLSILDQAIAHGGGTVTAEQVRDMLGLADRGRIRDLLELILQGEATKALAAMDEAHDLGMDPASLVRGLMEALHSATRAKAGAQAEALLSSEQREFADNLAAKLSWGQIHRLWQMLLKGLSDVNIAPDPHEAATMAVLRLIHAAELPDPATLLRQLSGGSASPAAAPSASAAPRSTTAPATQLPADFPALVQALESDGKHQMAVQLHDQVGLVRFEPPELVVKPLRPLGADWSRDLAIALKGITRTTWTVSIADEGAQPSLLEQEKMAEEKVRAEVLQDPAVQAAFTAFPDAELESYSLTKGE, from the coding sequence GTGGCGCCCGCGGCTTCGCCCTATCGGGTGCTTGCCCGCAAGTACCGCCCGCAGACGTTCGAGCAGCTGATCGGGCAGGACGCCATGGTACGGACGCTGGCGAACGCCATCGAACGCGGCCGGATTGCCCATGCCTTCCTGCTCACCGGCGTGCGCGGAGTGGGCAAAACCTCGACGGCGCGGCTGATCGCCAAGGCGCTCAACTGCATCGGGCCGGACGGGCAGGGCCACCCAACCATCCATCCTTGCGGCGAATGCGAGCATTGCCGCGCGATCGCGGAAGGGCGCCACATCGATGTGGTCGAGATGGACGCTGCCTCGCACACCGGTGTGGACGACATCCGCGAGATCATTGACGCCGTGCGCTACGCGTCGGTTTCGGCTCGCTACAAAATCTACATCATCGACGAAGTTCACATGCTTTCTAAGAGCGCATTCAATGCGTTACTCAAGACTCTTGAGGAACCACCTGAACATGTGAAGTTCCTGTTCGCGACCACGGAGGTCGGCAAGGTGCCGGTAACCGTGCTGTCGCGGACCCAGCGTTTCGACCTTCGGCGGATCGACCCGGAAGAGCTGGTCGCCCATTTCGGCTCCGTCGCCCAGACGGAGGGTGTGGAGGTCGAGCAGGATGCGCTGGCGATGATCGCTCGTGCCGCCGAAGGATCCGCCCGCGACGGCCTGTCGATCCTCGATCAGGCGATCGCCCACGGTGGCGGCACGGTCACTGCGGAGCAGGTGCGCGACATGCTTGGTCTCGCCGACCGTGGCCGAATCCGCGATCTTCTGGAGCTCATCCTTCAAGGTGAAGCCACCAAGGCGCTTGCCGCGATGGACGAAGCCCACGATTTGGGCATGGACCCGGCATCGCTTGTTCGAGGGCTGATGGAGGCGCTCCACTCCGCGACCAGGGCCAAGGCCGGCGCCCAAGCCGAAGCTCTGCTCTCCAGCGAGCAGCGCGAATTCGCCGACAATCTCGCGGCAAAGCTCTCGTGGGGCCAGATCCACCGCCTGTGGCAGATGCTGCTCAAGGGCCTCAGCGACGTTAACATCGCTCCGGATCCGCACGAGGCGGCGACCATGGCCGTCCTGCGTCTGATCCACGCGGCAGAACTCCCTGATCCTGCCACGCTCCTCAGGCAGCTGAGCGGAGGATCGGCATCGCCTGCCGCCGCTCCGTCTGCATCCGCTGCGCCGAGATCGACGACTGCACCCGCGACCCAGCTTCCGGCCGATTTCCCCGCTCTAGTTCAGGCGCTGGAATCCGACGGAAAGCACCAGATGGCCGTCCAGCTCCACGACCAGGTGGGACTTGTCCGCTTCGAGCCCCCGGAGTTGGTCGTCAAACCGCTCCGACCCCTTGGCGCCGACTGGTCGCGCGACCTCGCGATCGCGCTCAAGGGGATCACACGGACGACCTGGACCGTTTCCATTGCCGACGAGGGCGCTCAGCCCTCGCTTCTGGAGCAGGAGAAGATGGCGGAGGAAAAAGTGCGCGCCGAAGTCCTGCAGGATCCGGCTGTGCAGGCAGCTTTCACAGCCTTTCCCGACGCCGAGCTCGAATCCTATTCTCTCACCAAGGGTGAATGA
- a CDS encoding threonine ammonia-lyase — protein sequence MVERTPLIETKVGTTKVWLKCESLQTGRAFKLRGATNRLLQLSDEEKQRGVVAFSSGNHAQGVAIAAKRLGVPAVIVMPADAPKVKVDATRSHEAEIIFYDRLTESREEIAEKLAQERGAVVVPSFDDVAIVAGQGTVGLEILDQMPEPPRLIIVPCGGGGLASGIALACPDADIAIVEPEGWDDMKRSLEGGEIVPVAPNAPPTLCDALQTPRVSPITFEILRDRNAAAFSVTDEEVKEAVRFAWREHQMVVEPGGAAALAALLAGKVQPVDGTVAVVSGGNIDPDLHARIVDGV from the coding sequence CTGGTCGAGCGCACTCCGCTCATTGAAACCAAGGTCGGAACGACGAAGGTCTGGCTGAAGTGCGAATCCCTTCAGACCGGCCGTGCCTTCAAGCTGAGGGGCGCGACCAACCGGCTGCTGCAGCTGTCGGACGAGGAAAAGCAGCGGGGCGTGGTCGCCTTTTCGTCGGGCAATCACGCCCAGGGCGTCGCCATCGCAGCGAAGCGCCTCGGCGTTCCTGCGGTCATCGTCATGCCGGCCGACGCTCCGAAGGTGAAGGTGGACGCCACCCGCAGCCACGAAGCCGAGATCATCTTCTATGACCGACTGACCGAGAGCCGCGAGGAGATTGCGGAGAAGCTGGCGCAGGAGCGCGGCGCGGTCGTGGTCCCCAGCTTTGACGATGTCGCAATCGTCGCCGGCCAAGGCACGGTGGGGCTGGAAATCCTCGACCAGATGCCCGAGCCCCCGCGCCTGATCATCGTTCCCTGCGGCGGAGGCGGGCTCGCCTCGGGAATCGCCCTGGCCTGTCCCGACGCCGACATTGCGATCGTCGAGCCCGAAGGCTGGGACGACATGAAACGCTCGCTGGAAGGCGGCGAAATCGTGCCTGTGGCGCCGAACGCGCCGCCTACCTTGTGCGATGCGCTCCAGACTCCGCGAGTTTCGCCGATAACCTTTGAAATTTTGCGCGACCGCAATGCCGCCGCCTTCTCCGTCACGGACGAGGAGGTGAAGGAAGCGGTCCGCTTCGCATGGCGCGAGCATCAAATGGTCGTCGAGCCGGGCGGAGCTGCCGCTCTCGCTGCACTGCTTGCGGGGAAGGTCCAGCCGGTGGACGGGACGGTTGCGGTGGTTTCGGGAGGGAATATCGACCCGGACCTTCATGCCCGGATAGTCGACGGGGTCTAA
- a CDS encoding glycosyltransferase family 87 protein, whose protein sequence is MPETRRDDSGETLKLLAHVAPLFALSYAVLWFANLDLSHAIPRDGTTLVVGRDFLNFWMAARASWAADPQRFYDLATYQAEVARMVGPGYLGQVWSYPPSIMLVAAPFAGLPYLPALALWTVLGPLVLFLSVRTWIADRQLQIALLLSPAAVFCVISGQFAFLATAVILNVLRLRQSRPWLAGALLGLLTLKPQLGLFFPVMLIAARDWRVIGGAIASAAGIVVATAMLWGVEPWLAYWTLGMPTQSRVLSDPQVLGGPFMPTVFMNLRSAGVATSVAGWAQAAAALVAVAMIAWRFRSRPSAADWSANALFLAAGVFGTPYLMSYDTLPLTAAALLALPTGRTGRLLVLATYFLTLLQLVCGGLHLPGPALIPLALALYLAKQAASSTWVDQRN, encoded by the coding sequence GTGCCTGAAACCCGCCGCGACGATAGCGGCGAAACGCTGAAGCTCCTGGCGCACGTGGCGCCGCTATTTGCGCTCAGCTACGCCGTGCTGTGGTTCGCCAACCTCGACCTCTCACATGCAATTCCGCGCGACGGGACGACCCTGGTGGTCGGGCGCGACTTCCTCAATTTCTGGATGGCGGCACGCGCCTCCTGGGCTGCCGACCCTCAGCGCTTCTATGACCTTGCGACCTATCAGGCGGAGGTCGCGAGAATGGTCGGGCCCGGCTACCTCGGCCAGGTCTGGTCCTACCCGCCGAGCATCATGCTCGTCGCCGCGCCATTCGCCGGGCTGCCGTATCTGCCGGCTCTCGCGCTGTGGACCGTGCTCGGTCCGCTAGTCCTGTTCCTTTCCGTCCGCACGTGGATCGCGGATCGCCAGCTGCAGATCGCGCTCCTCCTCTCCCCGGCGGCGGTTTTCTGCGTCATCTCCGGCCAGTTCGCCTTCCTTGCGACCGCGGTCATCCTCAACGTCCTGCGCCTTCGGCAGAGCCGTCCGTGGCTGGCCGGCGCACTTCTCGGCCTGCTGACGCTGAAGCCGCAGCTCGGGCTGTTCTTCCCCGTCATGCTGATCGCCGCGCGCGACTGGCGGGTAATCGGCGGCGCGATTGCATCGGCTGCGGGGATCGTGGTGGCGACGGCGATGCTGTGGGGTGTCGAGCCGTGGCTCGCCTACTGGACCCTTGGGATGCCGACTCAATCGCGAGTGCTGAGCGATCCGCAGGTTCTCGGCGGTCCGTTCATGCCGACGGTGTTCATGAACCTGCGAAGCGCCGGAGTAGCGACCTCAGTCGCGGGCTGGGCGCAAGCCGCAGCCGCGCTCGTCGCCGTGGCGATGATCGCCTGGCGCTTCCGCAGCCGTCCCTCAGCCGCCGATTGGTCGGCAAATGCGCTGTTCCTGGCGGCGGGTGTGTTCGGCACGCCCTATCTCATGTCCTACGACACGCTACCGCTAACGGCGGCCGCCCTGCTGGCGCTGCCCACGGGTCGGACCGGCCGGCTGCTGGTGCTCGCAACCTATTTCCTGACTCTTCTGCAGCTCGTCTGTGGTGGCCTGCACCTGCCGGGGCCCGCACTGATTCCGCTGGCGTTGGCGCTCTATCTCGCGAAGCAGGCGGCAAGCTCAACGTGGGTCGACCAGCGGAACTGA
- a CDS encoding 2Fe-2S iron-sulfur cluster-binding protein: MTLVRFYKADGTLDKEVEAKPGRRLLDVAWAAKQPLEGACEGVMACSTCHVIVDKADFEKLPAASDEEEDMLDFAAHATRTSRLACQIFLTAEMESLTVRIPPSARNWLRG; the protein is encoded by the coding sequence GTGACACTGGTGCGTTTCTACAAGGCCGACGGGACTCTCGACAAAGAGGTCGAGGCGAAGCCCGGCCGGCGGCTGCTCGACGTTGCCTGGGCCGCCAAGCAGCCGCTGGAGGGCGCCTGCGAGGGGGTGATGGCCTGCTCGACCTGCCACGTGATCGTCGACAAAGCCGACTTCGAAAAATTGCCGGCGGCCAGCGACGAGGAAGAGGACATGCTGGACTTCGCCGCGCACGCGACTCGGACGTCGCGGCTGGCCTGCCAGATATTCCTGACTGCGGAGATGGAAAGCCTCACGGTGCGGATACCGCCGAGTGCGCGCAACTGGCTTAGGGGGTAG
- a CDS encoding MAPEG family protein has protein sequence MHDYSPILIPVVALVAWSLVMMVWMAIARRRAFAQLGISWSTIPRGSRGVNLEGKAPPEAQWPSHNYNHLMEQPTLFYAIALTLALMGMGGGINYWLAWGYVGFRVAHSIVQSTVNIVQIRFPLFALASLCLLGLTVHAGARILHGA, from the coding sequence ATGCACGACTATAGTCCGATTCTGATCCCGGTAGTGGCTCTGGTCGCCTGGTCGCTGGTTATGATGGTGTGGATGGCGATCGCTCGCCGCAGGGCGTTCGCCCAGTTGGGTATTAGCTGGAGCACGATCCCCCGAGGTTCACGAGGAGTGAACCTCGAAGGCAAGGCACCGCCCGAAGCCCAGTGGCCCTCGCACAATTATAATCACCTCATGGAACAGCCGACGCTCTTCTACGCGATCGCGCTAACGCTCGCGCTGATGGGGATGGGCGGCGGAATCAACTATTGGCTGGCGTGGGGCTATGTTGGCTTTCGGGTCGCGCACAGCATCGTCCAGTCGACCGTGAACATCGTCCAGATCCGCTTTCCCTTGTTCGCGCTCGCAAGCCTGTGCCTCCTCGGCCTCACCGTCCACGCTGGCGCTCGAATCCTCCACGGTGCCTGA
- a CDS encoding cysteine desulfurase family protein, whose protein sequence is MIYLDYQATTPVAPEVAAAMQPWIEQNFANPHSPYRAGREAAAAVEVARDQVSDAIGLGGGSLAFTGSATEAINWAIKGTVEKAPSGRNRVITVQTEHAAVLDSCEWLEGRGVPITRLSVGSDGLVRLGDLKSALDDSVALVAVMLVNNEIGVIQPIGEIADLAHQAGSLMLCDAVQGLGRVQIPEGPDLVAVSAHKIHGPKGIGALWMNKGAEPAPLIHGGGQERGLRSGTLSPALCVGFGAAARLAAERFDEDHAHVEKLWTAALDAFGAGWIINGGVEQRYRGNLNIRRENIDAARLISDLRDIAFSLGSACASGSGRPSHVLRAIGLNDGEARSSVRLGFGRYTTEEELVGAISHINEAAEAQERFAA, encoded by the coding sequence ATGATCTACCTCGATTATCAGGCAACGACGCCCGTCGCGCCTGAAGTGGCAGCGGCGATGCAGCCGTGGATCGAGCAGAATTTCGCCAATCCTCATTCGCCTTATCGTGCGGGGCGAGAGGCTGCGGCCGCTGTTGAAGTGGCTCGCGACCAGGTCAGCGACGCGATTGGCCTTGGCGGAGGCTCGCTCGCCTTCACGGGCAGCGCGACGGAAGCGATCAACTGGGCGATAAAGGGGACGGTCGAAAAGGCGCCTTCAGGGCGGAACCGCGTCATCACCGTCCAGACGGAGCACGCAGCGGTCCTCGACAGCTGTGAGTGGCTTGAGGGCCGCGGGGTGCCGATCACCCGCCTTTCGGTAGGAAGCGACGGTCTTGTGCGCTTGGGTGACCTGAAATCGGCACTCGACGACAGTGTCGCGCTGGTGGCCGTGATGCTCGTGAACAACGAGATCGGGGTAATCCAGCCGATCGGCGAGATTGCGGACCTTGCGCACCAAGCAGGATCACTGATGCTGTGCGATGCGGTCCAGGGGCTGGGCCGGGTGCAAATCCCCGAAGGGCCTGACCTCGTCGCGGTCTCGGCGCACAAGATCCATGGGCCCAAGGGGATAGGCGCCCTGTGGATGAACAAGGGCGCGGAGCCGGCGCCTCTAATCCATGGTGGAGGACAGGAGCGCGGGCTGCGTTCGGGAACGCTTTCGCCGGCGCTGTGCGTAGGCTTCGGCGCTGCGGCGAGGCTTGCGGCGGAGCGCTTCGACGAGGACCATGCTCACGTGGAGAAGCTTTGGACAGCCGCGTTGGATGCTTTTGGCGCCGGGTGGATCATCAACGGAGGGGTTGAGCAGCGCTATCGAGGAAATCTCAATATTCGTCGCGAAAACATTGATGCAGCACGACTAATCTCCGATTTGCGCGATATCGCCTTCTCGCTCGGTAGCGCCTGTGCAAGCGGGTCCGGCCGGCCAAGCCACGTGCTTCGGGCGATTGGCCTGAATGACGGCGAAGCTCGCTCGTCAGTTCGTCTCGGCTTTGGACGCTACACGACGGAAGAGGAGCTCGTGGGCGCCATCAGCCACATCAATGAGGCGGCAGAAGCCCAGGAGCGTTTTGCCGCGTGA
- a CDS encoding cysteine desulfurase family protein, with protein sequence MDHASTTPVIPAAREAFALGVDEWANPNSPHAEGRRSRSLLEKARETIREALGWRHDVIFTSGASESVELAARCAVPSGRAHGATEHAIVGYAMGAGSTVLPVDSNGLIDECSLDEVLARGPALVAIQQVNNETGVIQPLERLAPRIREAGSLLLSDCAQGASKLALPDADFIAICAHKLGGPPGVGALLVRDIATLRACGGGQEKGYRRGTQDVPGAMAFAAAVEARPYDMDRLTSLRKQLEAGVKASGGVVIAEDAPRVPTIGAIALPGGSSASLLVQMDLAGIAVSAGSACSSGKAKASHVLAAMNLPDEIAGGFLRISFGPETNEAEIDAFLDEWRRIAERAVTKAA encoded by the coding sequence TTGGATCACGCTTCCACCACGCCCGTCATCCCTGCCGCTCGCGAAGCCTTTGCGCTCGGGGTCGACGAATGGGCGAATCCGAACAGCCCGCACGCGGAGGGGCGGCGGTCAAGATCGCTGCTCGAGAAGGCGCGCGAGACGATTCGCGAGGCGCTCGGCTGGCGCCATGACGTCATCTTCACTTCCGGAGCCAGCGAGAGTGTTGAGCTTGCCGCGCGCTGCGCCGTTCCCAGCGGTCGCGCGCATGGAGCGACCGAGCATGCGATCGTCGGCTATGCGATGGGCGCAGGTTCGACGGTCCTTCCGGTCGATTCGAATGGCCTGATCGACGAATGCTCGCTCGATGAGGTGCTTGCCAGAGGCCCGGCACTCGTCGCGATACAGCAGGTCAACAATGAAACCGGGGTGATCCAGCCGCTCGAGCGCCTAGCTCCGCGGATTCGCGAGGCCGGGAGCCTGCTGCTGTCCGATTGCGCGCAGGGCGCATCCAAGCTCGCACTGCCCGATGCCGATTTCATCGCGATCTGCGCCCACAAGCTCGGCGGTCCGCCGGGCGTCGGAGCGCTTCTGGTTCGGGATATCGCGACTCTGCGCGCCTGCGGAGGCGGTCAGGAGAAGGGCTATCGCCGCGGAACTCAGGATGTGCCCGGGGCCATGGCCTTCGCCGCTGCGGTGGAAGCCAGGCCATATGACATGGATCGCCTCACCAGCCTTCGGAAACAGCTCGAAGCGGGGGTGAAGGCGTCCGGCGGCGTCGTTATCGCCGAGGATGCGCCTCGAGTGCCCACGATCGGCGCAATCGCGCTTCCGGGAGGAAGCAGCGCCTCCCTCCTCGTGCAGATGGACCTCGCCGGGATCGCGGTGTCCGCGGGCAGCGCCTGTTCCTCGGGCAAGGCGAAGGCGAGCCATGTGCTTGCCGCGATGAACCTCCCGGACGAAATCGCCGGCGGATTCCTGCGGATCAGTTTCGGGCCGGAGACGAACGAGGCAGAGATCGACGCCTTTTTAGACGAATGGCGCCGGATAGCTGAGCGGGCGGTCACCAAGGCGGCATGA
- a CDS encoding type III PLP-dependent enzyme, which translates to MHKHHRPLGLATSQSGARGGVEIAKLRPVQPVTLLRPHAARRAARFFVEKFPGRSLYAVKANPSPDLLQILWDGGITHYDVASIGEVRLVSEVLPGAVQCFMHPVKAEEVIAEAYFEHDVRTFSLDTMEELEKIVRATSKDGVVASDLNLLVRIRVDNQHAKLSLGAKFGASEADIKPLLIAARQAADALGICFHVGSQAMSPAAYAEALARVRDAIVLAAVTVDIVDVGGGFPSVYPGMEPPELETYFSVIHAGFEALPVSYSSELWCEPGRALCAEYASLVVRVEKRRGDELYINDGAYGTLFDAAHIGWRYPVRLLREAESLVRSADFSFYGPTCDDLDRMAGPFALPGDVGAGDYLEIGMLGAYGCAMRTGFNGFGSVASEIVEDEPMASLYGTSAPARTNVVTL; encoded by the coding sequence TTGCACAAGCATCATCGCCCGCTGGGGCTAGCTACTTCCCAGAGCGGCGCCCGGGGGGGTGTCGAAATCGCAAAGCTTCGTCCGGTCCAGCCGGTCACGTTGCTGCGTCCTCACGCCGCGCGGCGAGCCGCCCGATTCTTCGTCGAGAAGTTTCCGGGCCGGTCGCTCTATGCCGTGAAGGCCAATCCATCGCCGGATCTCCTGCAGATTCTGTGGGACGGCGGGATCACCCATTACGACGTGGCGTCGATCGGCGAGGTCCGCCTGGTCTCCGAAGTTCTGCCCGGCGCCGTGCAGTGCTTCATGCACCCGGTGAAGGCCGAGGAGGTCATCGCCGAGGCCTATTTCGAGCACGATGTCCGCACATTCTCCCTCGACACGATGGAGGAGCTCGAGAAGATCGTCCGCGCGACGTCGAAGGACGGCGTCGTGGCCTCCGATCTCAACCTGCTCGTGAGAATTCGGGTCGACAACCAGCACGCCAAGCTCAGCCTTGGGGCGAAGTTCGGCGCGTCGGAGGCGGACATCAAGCCGCTGCTGATTGCCGCCCGCCAGGCAGCGGACGCGCTCGGCATCTGCTTTCACGTCGGTAGCCAGGCGATGAGCCCTGCCGCTTATGCCGAGGCCCTTGCGCGGGTTCGCGACGCGATCGTTCTCGCCGCGGTCACCGTCGACATCGTCGATGTGGGCGGAGGATTTCCCTCGGTCTACCCGGGCATGGAGCCGCCGGAGCTCGAAACCTATTTCTCGGTCATCCACGCCGGCTTCGAGGCCCTTCCCGTCAGCTACTCGTCGGAACTGTGGTGCGAGCCGGGCCGAGCGCTCTGTGCCGAATATGCGAGCCTCGTGGTCCGCGTCGAAAAGCGCCGCGGCGACGAGCTGTATATCAACGACGGCGCCTACGGCACGTTGTTCGACGCTGCGCATATCGGCTGGCGCTATCCTGTGCGGCTGCTCCGAGAGGCGGAGTCGCTCGTCCGGTCGGCGGACTTCAGCTTCTACGGGCCGACCTGCGACGACCTCGACCGGATGGCTGGGCCGTTCGCCCTGCCGGGCGACGTCGGTGCCGGCGATTACCTCGAGATCGGAATGCTCGGAGCCTACGGCTGCGCGATGCGCACCGGCTTCAACGGCTTCGGATCGGTGGCGAGTGAAATCGTCGAGGACGAGCCGATGGCGAGCCTGTACGGAACAAGCGCACCGGCGCGGACCAACGTGGTCACGCTCTAG
- a CDS encoding alpha/beta hydrolase, translating to MPEVIFPGPEGRLEGRFHPGPRPRAPVALILHSHPQAGGTMNNKIVQLLYQTFVRRGFATLRFNFRGVGKSQGTFDNGIGELSDAASALDWVQQIHPEAETTWVAGVSFGAWIGMQLLMRRPEIRGFISIAPPANMYDFSFLAPCPSSGIIIQGEDDEVVTPSAVQKLVDKLRTQKHITITHDVIPGANHFFANELDLLMKSVDDYLDMRLATDPKRPAITTKSGR from the coding sequence ATGCCCGAAGTCATCTTTCCAGGTCCCGAGGGTCGCCTCGAAGGCCGTTTCCATCCCGGCCCTCGTCCCCGTGCGCCGGTCGCGCTGATCCTGCACTCACACCCGCAGGCCGGCGGGACGATGAACAACAAGATCGTCCAGCTGCTCTACCAAACCTTCGTCAGACGCGGCTTTGCTACCCTTCGCTTCAATTTCCGCGGCGTCGGCAAGAGCCAGGGCACGTTCGACAACGGCATCGGCGAGCTTTCGGACGCAGCGAGCGCGCTCGACTGGGTCCAGCAAATCCATCCCGAGGCCGAGACCACGTGGGTTGCGGGCGTGAGCTTCGGCGCCTGGATCGGGATGCAGCTGTTGATGCGCCGCCCGGAAATCCGTGGATTCATCTCGATCGCGCCGCCCGCGAACATGTACGATTTCAGCTTCCTCGCGCCCTGCCCTTCGTCCGGGATCATCATCCAGGGCGAAGACGATGAGGTCGTAACTCCAAGCGCAGTCCAGAAGCTGGTCGACAAGCTTCGCACCCAAAAGCACATCACGATCACTCACGATGTGATCCCCGGCGCCAACCATTTCTTCGCCAACGAGCTCGACCTGCTGATGAAGAGCGTAGACGACTATCTCGACATGCGGCTGGCGACCGACCCCAAGCGGCCAGCTATAACGACCAAATCAGGACGTTAG